DNA from Triticum aestivum cultivar Chinese Spring chromosome 7D, IWGSC CS RefSeq v2.1, whole genome shotgun sequence:
CCCAAAAGAGAAAACTTCACTTTTCAGGAAGTAAGTCCAGTCAAACGCTCAAAAACACACAGAATTATCTTAAGATTTCTAGCCCCCTCCAAATCATCCTCAAGCATAAAAATGGTGTTGTCAGCATACTTCTGTATGGCTAAACCCACCATTGTGTAGCTGAGGGACTAAGCCTTTAGTGAAACCTTATTATTGGGCTCTTTTGATCAGAGTAGCCAGTTATTTTGGCCGATTAATCTTCCAATATGCTAGtttcaacaacagcagcaacattATAAAATGTAAAGAAGAGAAGGGGTCTCCTTGGCTTGCCTGAGCCCCTTCCTAGTAACAAAGTATTAGCCATAAACCTATCATGTCATTCAGAGTATTAGCAACCTTGCCATTGCAGACAACAGCTTTAGTCCACCGAACAAACTTCCTAGGGAAACCTTTCATTTTTAGGACTGAAAAACATAAACTCCAAATCGATTTTGTCgtatgccttctcaaaatctacTTTTAGAGCTTACAAGAAGCTCAGGACGCCACTGACTGTCATCACACTAATCTGTGTAAATTCAAGTGATTCTTCTCTCAAATCTGTTTCTATTTGTAAGTGTTGGAAAATGCTTATATTTATATGTTGTATCCTATGCTATCATCTTATATGCAAGTATAGTTCTCTTTCGCTCAATCGTTACTTGTACAGTTAGGCCACTATTTGGTACACCCAATGGTGATAAGTTGCAGTTGTAATGAAGTGGACTGAATACTGTTGTGACACAAAAGATCAATTTGCTAATGTCTGCTGTATCTGAAGATCAATCATCCAAATACTCATAGCAATTAGCTGAACAATCTTAAATGAAGTGATCTGCAAGTAACCAACCTTTGTCATAGTCCATCTTCTATCACAAAAACCTAAACCAGTAGGAAATACGAAAGGCTAATTCCTAATAAAGGTAGCAGATACTGCTTGCTAACTAACTTTCCAATCAATTTCATTCACCGGCAATGGTACTCTCTAAGTGCCCCTGAACCTGAGTCTACAACACACAACTTTGCTTAACGGACCTTTCGTTTCCTGTGCTGTTTTGGGTCCAGGTTAGCTAGGGCTCGTAGGCTATATGCTGAGGACGGtcgtttttcctttcttctttcttgGCTTCACCGTTGATGGGTGTTTGTAAATATTGGTTTCGATCCATCTTAATGATTTCTTCTTAATGAAAAATGACAACGGTTCCATGCAGGTTTGAGAATATAATTATCTCAATTAAAATCCTCAAATTGGCGTTTAATGAGCATTGTTATAAATGCTAGATTTTTTCTCAGCTCAGACCAGTGTGTTGATAATTTTATGGTCTTTATTTAATAGGCTGTGAGTTTTAAGCACCATCAGTTCCACATCCAACGgcgattacccccccccccccccccccctaaaataATGCATGAAGAACTTAGTTCTTTATAAGTATGTAGGAAATTCAGTTTTGCTTAGCCTTTTATTGTTTATTGCTACCATGAGTTGTGTTAGCCTTGGGGGTTGTTTGGTCTATCTCTTATTCTCTTTGCACTAGGTACATGGGGGATCTTTCAGAGGAGGATATCCATGTGTGGCAGACCCTGTACTGGCCTAATGGTACAAGGATGAATTCCAAACAAGCTTTGGATGTGATGATGAACCGCCGCCCCAAATGGGATGTACTTAACGCTTTACTGGACAAGTACAATGAGGACCATCATCTTTTTGGGGTTTgctctctccctcgttcccttttggcttcgcttttgattctttcaTTACTGATATGATGTATGTTTACCATGTTAGGATTTTGCATATGAACTGAAGGAAATTGTGAGTTACAAACCACATTTTCAGGGAAAAAACTCTCCATACAAATGCAGATCATTCTCTCACTTAAATTTGATTGTCAAGACTGGGTCGAGTACCGTCGGCGATCTTTTCTTCGCTGAAATTACATGTATGAAGGATGGCGAGTTGGAGGAATATGTGCTCAGCTGTATATGTGTTGTTACGCCAGAAGCTAACGGTATATTCTGTTTCTCCGCTGCTATTTCTTTTCAGTCATTTTTCTGAATGTTGGAGCTCGTTATTTTTACATGTATGCTCACAGTCAAGCTTCTTAAAGGTGAACATTTTCTAAGTTAGCTAAGTAACTACCACAAAAGGCTATTCCTGCAATAGAGTTTTGAGTGAATCCGATGTCTACATAGTTCAAATGCTGAAGCACCATCATGGTCTAACATTTTAGATTTTCCACCATAATATTAACAATATGAGAGCATGTTCTCCAGTTATTCTTAGGTGCAAAAAGAGCATACCAATACCTTGAACCTGATGGTGCCTGGGAAACATCATGGTAACATTTTAGATTTTCCACCATAATATTAACAATATGGGAGCATGTTCTCCAGTTATTCTTAGGTGCAAAAAGAGCATACCAATACCTTGAACCTGATGGTGCCCGGGAAACAGCCTAAATAGGGCCTGAATGATGGTGCTCCTGCTGTTTTATGTAAGCAATCATATGAGTCTGGTGGTTTGCACACAACACATGTAGAGCGTGACATTTGAAGGAGTGCATCTCTCCAAGTATAGGCACTATCTAATTATGGTTGTAACGCTAGCGATGCATGGTCCGTAAGCACTAGGCTACGAGCATGTCCAGGCATGCTCCATATTAATAATGTATAGAATTAAATTCCAACATGTCTCTTAATTTATCAGATTTTATGGAAAAACAATTCTGCACTTGCAGTTATCAGGTTTTACAAAAGCAGTTTACCAGGTTCTCAGATATAATTGCCAAACTGTTTTGATGCGGTTGTCGGGTTTTGTGGAAGCAATTACCAGATTCTCAAATGTAGTTGCCAGGTTGTTTTGCAGTAGCTATTAGGTTCCCCTGCTGCAGTTGACTAATTATTTAACAATAGCTATGGGGTTCTGAAAAACAATTACTAGGTTGTTTACAAAGCAGTTATTGGTTTGTTTAATATTATAGTTTAGGTTCATCGATTTGTACGGTATATACATGTTTATACTCGCGAAGGATAGCGTCAAGGATAAAAGGTCGTGCTATCCAGTGGTTCGGTATTAGCTACATATTTTTGTGGTATAAGGTTACCATTGAAATTAAAAAGGTACTTAACCTTAGTCTCTGCATGTATGAATTTCACGTCTTGTTTTAGATTATaaattttttgagagggagagaCATGAACATCGAAGAAAAGAAGCATGCATACATCTCCTGCATCCCCATCAGAAAAAGCAGGTCCTGCACAAAAGCTGCAGTGTCCCTATAGGCTATAGCAACCATTCAAGCCTCGCTGTAGCGCTACTGTCGTGTTAGTGTAGCACTTGCAGAAAAGATTCACGCTTGTGTCACCCCAGCAGATTGGGTGCGCCCAATGTAAATCTGACGCGGCCACGAGCCACCACACGCTAAGGCAGCCGTGCGACCGTGTCCAAAGTAGATTTTCGAATGAATTGGTTTACTAGTCCTAAAGACGCGCCCCTGACATTTTGTAAGAGTGTTTGCAGTAGAAGTTAGCCAATCGGGCGATACAAAAATAATACAACGAAGTGGATAGGCTGGGAGGACTTTGAAGCAGCTTTTCTCCCGAGGAATTCTCATTTTGCATTATTTTAGTCACTCATTCTGCTATTTAGTATACTCTATGCTTGCTATTTTTGTTCATTAGTTTTTCCATAATGCTAGGGCCAAAATCTTTGTGAATGTTTGTTTGTTCCAGATTTCCAGTCCTATTTTGTATTTTGAATAGTATCAGATTTATGCATCAGATGTTGATTAACAAAACTACAACATAATTATAGGCGAGTGCTGTGGATGTGGAGATGATGTAAAGCACCCCACTGGTGTTGAGTACAAAAAGCGAGATAAGTTGCCTGTTCGGCGTAATGGTTGTAGGCGAATGTCAGAAGAATTATTCAATGAGGTATTAGTCACGCAAAAAAACTTGAACTCGTTATGGATGTGGAGATGAGCCGTTGTTAGTTTCATGTATTGATCTTTTCCTTTTTGCAGTTTATTGTTGTTCGTGATGAGGATTGGCTGGATGCGGAG
Protein-coding regions in this window:
- the LOC123165537 gene encoding uncharacterized protein isoform X2, whose translation is MSMRTPCEDTEQAVRLEAPPPPRPFPPVSSLMPTRLLIKYFLRVDADGLFHTYPHRGGPFKSLKEARDAIDSHHTNLCKFKYMGDLSEEDIHVWQTLYWPNGTRMNSKQALDVMMNRRPKWDVLNALLDKYNEDHHLFGDFAYELKEIVSYKPHFQGKNSPYKCRSFSHLNLIVKTGSSTVGDLFFAEITCMKDGELEEYVLSCICVVTPEANGECCGCGDDVKHPTGVEYKKRDKLPVRRNGCRRMSEELFNEFIVVRDEDWLDAEEAWVRQEFRMSNKGDGQGMRGRYVIPAKR